The genomic stretch CTCCCTTATTTCTTCGTAGCAATCAAACCTCACAGAAACGAATtgctaataaaattttcttctataaTACATAAAGTAATCTAGGTTTGAAattcattaactttaactgaTTTGATTACCTGAATTGAGTAACAAAGTGGTGCAGAAAGATGGAAACTTCCAGCCTGGCCAAGTCAAGACCAGGGCAAAGTCTTTGTCCCCCTCCAAAAGGAGTGAAGTTAGTGTTACAATTGCTTATGTCTTTATGATCCTGCAGTATGAGCAAAACCAAACACAAAGGTCAAATTCTCgagaaacaaacagaaaataataaaaaattttaagcacTTAGAGGGCCCTTAGCTTCTTACTTGCCATCTCCAAGGGTTGAATTGATAAGGCCAATCATAGTTACTTTCATCAAGATGAACTGATCTAAAGTATGCAAAAAAGCACCATCCTTTTGGTATTAGATAACCTTTAAACTCAATGTCTTTCATGGCCTTTCTCATCACTCCAATGATTATATTTCCCATCCTTAGAGTTTCTGTAATTACCTGTTTAATTAcatcaaattaaagttaatcACCCGTTTAAAGTCAATTGTAATTGTGAATTAAACAGAAACATACGGTCTGTGTAAAAGTTAACGATAAGTAATCACTCCAAGATGGGGGCTCTCTAAGCTCAGCTTTTAGTCTTTTCAACTTCATGTTTTCTTCCTGTAAAATGATGCATcacaattatcaattaattcattaataattgACTACTTACCTCACCATCAAATCTTCAAGTATACTATTATTCATACCGTCAGTTGTTTGAGAGCAGTGGGAGAATCTGAGAGGTATTTAATAGCAAGAGTCATAAGAACTGGAACTGAATCCTCTCCTGGAATCatcatatcaattatattatctgCAATTAGATCATCAGTTAATGGCTGATCGCTCGCATTGTTGAGCAACAACACATCTATTACATCTTTAGGAAATGTTGAGACCCCACTACTTCTTTTAGATTGAATAATCTTCTGTACTAACTTAACCATCTTCTTCTTTGCCTGAAATTCATGaaccaatttcaaaaaattttccaaaCTGACTTGGTCAAATTTCAGTTAAGGCATATAGATTAGTTAAAATTCTTGCCTGTAAGGATCTATGGAGTTTACTTCCGGGAATGTTAACAGGTAAAGACATGAGTCCGGAAATAAATTCTTGGAACTGTTTCTTCAAGAACTCCATTTCTTCACCTGGATCTAAACTGATCAATGCTTTGACTAGTACTTGAAAGGCAATCTGGACACAAAAAATGGCATCTCTTAGTAACTTTTGAAAATGGCATAGtgacataattattattatgactCAAATTTCCTAGACAAAATTATTCATGTAGAATTATCATTAACCCCATTCACAACTGGGTTTGTTACTTTCCAGCCAAATCATATTACAAGCCTAAGTAGAAGCcagagataaataaaatttcaatgttCAATGATTCCTTTCACTAGTCGTGGGGGAGGGACCGTAtgtaaagagagagagagagaattgacatgttttttgttttatatcgTGTTTTTACAGGAACTCTTCTCAAGAACAAGTCATGATGTTAAAGGAATCTGAGATTTTGATCAACTTACACTTTTGGTTTCATCTTGAATGTAAATAGGCTGATCTTCAGTCCAAGTGTCCATTGATTTCTGCACATACTTCTGCATGTCGCTGGTGATTTGAGCTTTAAGATGAGGAGACTTGAAGAAGGCTCCTATAAGTCCATGGATTCTCCTTTGTAAGATTCCATTAATGAGCAAAATCGAAGACTTTCCCATCAGTTCAGTCAGAGATTTCGGATACGATGGTACAAACGCCTTTGCATCACTCTGCAGAACGAATCTACTCACTTCTGCATCCGTTGAAACTATAGTCGGAGTTCCAAAAATATGTGACTTGAACACTTTCCCGTAGCTGCACATTAAATCATTAatcaaccatttaaaaaaaacaaaaaaaaaagcttcaaaTTTGCATATCTTACATGCGGCGACGTTTGTCCATGAAGCTTTCAGGGCGATCAGAATAAGCACAAGAAATGAACTCCAAGGTTTCACCGAGAAAGGGCCAACCGAGAGAGCCCAAAGGGAGTTGAGGGAGATTTCTGgtggttgttgttgttgttgttgttgttgtgaaACATGATCTtgaggaagatgatgatgatttgattttatttttgttatggaAAATGATGGTGAACAATAAACTCACTGTTGTGACAAACAAAATCCACAGTAGATTGTCCATTAATGGCTAAAAATTTTGCACGCACGCCCtcaatctcttttctcctctctctctctctctgtatgTCTCTTATATAAGCTTAATCATAGTGACTATGGCCGTCACCACGAAGCTTCTTTTGTGATGGAAACATATATGAATGTGCATGTGTACGTGGACGCGTGGGTATGGGAAAGAAAGAGAAGCGTTGTAAAGAGTTTGAACTagtttttgtgaaagaaaaaagagaatatttGTATTGGGAGTGAGATGGTGCTTGTgtaaagttttttgttttataattatgattaattgcttttagtttagtttttttcttaattttgtggGCTAATGAAAATACCAATGTCACACTTATAGTTTTTGAGTATTCGAAATAggtatacaaattatttttaatcatatgcttaaatgttactttatacttaattcaaaatcactcaatcatattataatatattatctatatatctagtttttatacttaaaatatatatacataattttattgaaattaaaatgatcATCGTGGCAAAGGGTTTTTCACTTTGCTTTTACATATGAAAAGATTTACTTCAAAAGGGTAACTAAAAAGTACTtacccgaaaaaaaaaaaaactaaaacttagaAGTACTGTACTTTCAAACACAATTACCCTGGATGATCATTTACTGTACTTTCATAACTAAGAAGTGTTTTAAGCTTGGTTAATAGAGGTGGATTTACTTCAGTTAGCCTTATGAATGATGATAAGTAGATGTTTTATCGAAATTCTCATGTGGGTATCTAGAATCAGACTAAAAATGCATGTAAAGTAAAAATCCAAGTACCTTTAGTTGTTAGAATTCGTTTCTTTTTTTGAAAGAGTggagatatatatttatatgttcatACTGATAACAAGACCCCACAGCTCCATGATTGTCTCGTGGCACAGCAGCTTGAGGGCGCCCCCTCTTAGCAGCAAGCAAGCAGCTGGTGCGGCATGGCCTCGTGCATTCATGTGGACTCTATAAGTTCATCCACATTCTCATtctccatcatcatcatcatctctcaACTTTTGTCCTTCTCACACCCTTGAAATTACAACTCAGTCCACACGTATATATAGATCAAAGGTACCTTcacaaattacaaaatcaaaaacCAGCTGCCTTCGATCACTGATTtctcattttttctaaattatatgcCCTTCTCTCACTTGATCAAGGTAATGGGTAGTCATAATTgtcataaaacttaattattcaTCACTAAGAGATGGGATGATTAGTGAAAAAAGTGGACACAAACTCTCCTTTCTTTTGACTgttgataaataaacaatgtaTAAATCCCATAACTGGGTCGTTTCTTGATTGTTCATGCGTATTATAATGTTAAGCTCCATTCCTTAGCTTTCGCTTTCTCCTTTTTCCTCTTTGTTCAATCTAACCTAATTTATGATTAAGTATCAAATTAGTACTTTAATTGAATACCATCATTGCAGCAAATTGTTAGGCCTATCTTTTGGCTTTCTCTACTGTATATTTGAGGATCCAAGAGAATATTTTGGGATATAGTTATCAATATAATCTTTGAAAAGTTTTCATTTTAGAGATCATGGAGTGTGTGTATACTTGTGGGTATTTATTATTAGGGGGATATTTGAGGGAGAAGAAATATAATTGGGGGATCGAATAGTAAGGTAATTGGTACTAAAATTTGTTGTAGTTGGTTGGAATTTAAGAGCTTTGCTGCATGGTGTGGGACTCTCAGTAATGTTGTGGGAGTCCACATCCTTTTTGGAAATTGTGCATGCTTCCAGTTAGGACCATGTGAATCTCTCTCTTGTTCAACATAAAAGTTTGGAGAATATGCTCGCTGATTTCAGAATTCGTGGAATTTGGCACCAAATGGAGTTTAAATTCTCTTCCAATGACAATGAAGTTAGCAAAACAGACACTAATGTGACAAAAAAGACAGGTGAAGAGATGAGTTTAATGCTGCATTTTCACTCCCCAGAAAAAAGATGTGGTAGGAAAAAGATATCAACAAAATTCTTTCATTTAAATGATAAGAAAAGTTAGAGAAAGAAACAAGACCAACCCATGTACCTTGAGAAGATAAACTAGATAAAATGCAACCTTaactttataaattttcaatatttctgGTCAAAAAGAGAACCCTGACGTTGAATCTCATATTCTAAGGGATTTGCATCAGGTTTACTCGTAGGTTACCATATTATTTATTCTCAAGACATTTGCTATTTCCAACTTTGGGCACTTGAAATGGCTCCTGCAATTATGTTGGTGCATATTAGCATATGCCCAATTTCAAAGGGCTGCAGGCATTTCTCTGTGGTCTACATCTGACCATTCTCATTGCATTATTTACAGGTCCTTAAGAAGTTGGTATGATGCCAACAATGAAATGGGCAACATACTTGTGTCAAGATTAAGCAAAGTATTGCAACCGATAAACACGatagaaaacataacaaattcCATTGAGAAGGTATTGAATTGCAATGAGAAAGTAAATCTgatatttcaaaagtaaaatccaAACTATTTTATCACAGTAATGTTTAATAAGCAGGTAATCAGTTAGCTAAATACTTGGAATAGATTTTGCACGAATAAATTGTTTGAGAATGGCTTTCTCTTCATCAATACGCTTCTTTTCTTCAGGATCCTTTGGTTTGACCTTCCTTTTCTCTTCCAAAATCCACTTGAAAAGTTCTCGTTGCTGATCCATAGGAATTGGTTCACGTAACTTCACAAACTCTGCAACGGGGTTTTCAGTGATCACAGCAGTTGCTGCAGCTGTAGCTGAAACTGGAATTGAGGGCACATCTTTTGCCCCTTCTTCCTCAGTTATGCTTTCATCCTTTTTACTGGTCTTCATGTACATGTAAGCTACACAAATTATATGAAACTCAGTCAGACAAGCAGCAGAAAAATTCCAATTAGCTATATTGTCAAGGAACTACATCACAAAAATCAAGTTTCcgaataaaaaactaaaaacaaaaaatgtataaatgtTGGATGCTTGGACCACAAATAAAGAAACCCATGTccatgaaaggaaaaaaattaatgaaattacagGTATTGAATGCTTGGACCACACAACAACACATGATTACCTCCATTACAGGGGAGAGACAACAAGTAAAAGGAATCAGATACTAAGATAGAGCACCTCAACTGGTTATTATTACTAGTCCACTCTCGGTAATGATCAAAGCGGTGCACTGACACAAATAACCAACATAAGCTTATCAACATTGACACAGCACAGAAAAAAAATTGCCTTATAGCTGCTGATTTGCTCCTGCCTTGACATAATGCAATCAGCAAGCACTTGAAGCTCTAATGGTTCACTTCCATAAACAGTTAATTAATATCTAACTTGCTAGCATGAATACTACAGTCGGACAGCTTTAAAGATTACACTATACATAACCAAACAAAGTTCTTTAAGAAATTAATTGTGCTGGTGAGAAAGCTGGGGACCAGCAAAGGATAGTCTCACTCACTgctattattattagtttatatgCATGTGTAATGACAATTCCACACAACTGTTCACGATAACATAACGTGACATTAGGTTTAAATCAGAAGTTTATAATTCAACTAGTATCGTTTTTACTTAAAAGTTACCAGAGAATCCACAAGCcacaacataaaaaatacaCCTGAGACTTATAGAAGGAATTAGGACAGCTTGTGAGAAATTTAGTGGGTTTCACATTGCACCATTTTACGCTATCTTATTCATGCGGAATTAAAGAACAAAAGCGTGAGTTGTCACTCCTCATATGAGCATTAGTTTACCATCATAAAGGCTATGATGACAGAAATATTTTTCTAACCAGGGTTTCTTGTGTTGACTTAAGCATAGGTCACAGTAGTCTTTCTAGCAAGTTCCATATTATCATGCTCGGTAAACAATATGAAAGACATAACTAGTAATTACCAAGATGAAAGATATTACTAACAATAATTACCAAACTTCCTATCATGATGGTGACAAGACCAAATTGAGGATAAGAATTCATGTAGCAAACTTCTACCTGTCTCGGATTGACTTCAATGAGCTGAGATGTTTTTCATAATGAATaagctttttattttcaccCTTTTCTGGATTGGTAAAATTTGAATCTACAAGCCCTCCTAAACTCCATTCCACAACTTTTTTGAGCTGAAGCCAAAGATAAGGGAAAACAGacttttcttgtttgattttagaATTTGGTTTATTACAGTTCAAGATGAAGTTCAAACAGTGGAAAGCAACATTGACATGCAAAGTTGCAAACCATATTGCACTAGATTAGATAGAAAGAATCATTTCTGGAGGTTTAATGGATGGTGTTTCTCTATATAGTACAGTTGGATAGCAAGTCAGTAGACAAATAATGTGGCAAATATTATTGACTTATTTGAGCTAACTTTTGCAAAGATGAACAATAAAAGATGTATTACATCTATTGTATTGGAGAAGAAGTAGGTATGGGTGTATGGATGTTATGATACCATCCAAACCCTACCTTAGCACCGACAATGACCATAAAAAACTTGCACGCAGGCCCATGATAACATGCCAAACATGATTCCATGCGACAAGCCATGAAGTAGCTAAGTAGACTTATAAATGAACAACAATACAATCTTCTATTGATTTGTTTGACATAGACATTTGATATATCTTCAAACAAAGGTCTATCGTAAACATGCCTCCTAGAGTTACTCAGGTCTTCCATGCATAACAAGTGTTTTTCAAAATAACTTGAAAGGTCCACATATGATAATACTAGAACCAATTCATAAGCCAAGTCTTGTAAGGGAAAAGATCACTAAACATAAAAGTGAATTTAGAGCACAAAGACCAAGAAACAAAGGTGATCATGAAGATTTGACACACAAGCAGAGGGCATTACTTCTATCCTTCTAGGAAGACAGCAAATGGACCAAAATTTAACATTGCCTATAACGGAGAATGgattcatcatgaaatgtttgaGGTCATAAGATGATGCACTAATAAGAGAAGCATTTCTCCCATCAATAGTACCACTGAATAAAGATATCAGCATACCATTTTAGTGCTCCTATCAGCATAACCCTTTTTTTAATGCAGGACAGAACTGTAGGAAATCAACTAAACCAAAAGCCATAACCACCAGTTGTAAATATCATTTCAATTATGTACAGATGAGCTTAGTCTCAAAATCTATTGTCTACAGTGTAACTTGAGGATAGAATAGGCCAAAGACTGATTTTGAAACCCcagaaaaaaggagaaaaaactgAACAGATCTTAATGCTATTAGCTGGGGGGACAAGATCCTACATATTCCAAAAAAGGTCTTACCGTTTTAATCCATCTATGCTTAAATCTACTTTCTCATTTGTTCCTTGCCCTATTCTTCCGACCCCCACCCAATTACTCTAGTAGGCTAGTAAAAGGAGATTTAAATCAACTATAATTGATCTTTGTCGCTTTACTTTCATGATTTAAAcctttaaattaaaatggtaaTGACAATGAAAATAGTAATATTCTGGACTTATAACAGTTTCCTGATAATTTCAGATATGCACCAATTCACAGTTTTTAAGGTTATAGACCATTAGGTATCCATGGTCTGCTTCTTTGGGCTACATCCAACTTCCTTTGCTCTAAACAATTAGTCCATAAATAATTTAGCCTTTTTTTTGTATGTTGCATGTCTACCTTCATCAATCTTAATGGCAGTACCATTAACCCTTTATCTATTAACATCACACTCTATCCACTGGAGAtgaaaagttcaattttttccTGCTGTTAATTGTTATAACACAAGGAAAAGGGAAGTAAGAAAGTCACACTAGCATTCCCAATTGCAAGCTCCCACCCTCCCCCTATTCTTCTCTCTCTGACAGACATACCgccaataatttttatagataTCAATATCAATCATTCACCCAACCAAGACAAAAACCCTCCATGAAGATATGCAATTACAGATaaatttaccaaaataaaaTGTGATTAAACTAAAACCTAATCCCCATCATAACAACGAATCACCCACCAACCACAAACAtcgagaaaattattatttttaatttttcagttcTTCAAGCTAAGATCCAACAAATCCATTTCAACAATCAAATCAACAAGCTATAGCGTGCACCTAAAATGCACATGATACCCATAAAATTAAAGGAAAGAAAGTGACCTCCAACAGCAAGACTAACAGTCAAAAGAAGGGGCCAGAGGAACTTGTAACGCCTAGCAAAAGACTCTTTTGGAGGTGGAGGAGGCGAAGCAGCAGAGCTCGACCCCATTGTGTATGACGTTGCAGCAGCTGATGATGATTGTGGAGGTGTTGTTGAAGAAGCAAaatcttttcctttttgttgttCTTGAAATTGTTTAAGCTTAGCTGGTAACACAAGATAAAGAATAAGTAAAGATCACAACTTCAATGATTGAAACCAAGAAATTGTATCAAATTCCAGCAAAAGATTCTTGCTTTGCTAGGCAAGAAAGGGATGCTTTCCACCTTAATAATTTCCgttttcaaaagtaaaaaaaaaaaaaaaagttttcagaaaacataaaaacaaaacataaataaaaaagggttGAGATTTACCCTTCTTGGGTTTGCTGTTGTAAAGCTTTGGAGCTTCTTCACCCATTGTTAAGAATCCTTCCTAGCCTGAATCACTGACTCTACCTTCTCTTGGCTCTACTCAATGCAGTAATAACAATTGTCtagtcaaatattaatttaattaattacccttgtgttaattattatttactaattatttcttaattatttttaaatcaaaaatcaaatgaacTTGGAGTGCACGACAAcccacaaattaaaaataattatatgcttccaagaaaaatatttttatcatctcATAATATCATAGATAGGCCAATTTCactgataaataaataaataatattataatatttgattatctCTAAAAAGGAAGGTATTATTCACTTATCTATAATAgcacattatttattaataattaaatataattttttagaactcaattttaagtattgttatatttattttctattatttatataaaattatttctaaaataattaccAATAAAAACTATGACACATTGCCTCACATGTCCAAAATATTTACTATTTTAGTTACACTTTTTTTACTgcaaatttcatttatatttatttctccAAATTAAATTTCCAACCAAAAGattattggttttttattttttttagtaaattttcctttgttttaaTGAGTTTAGAAATTCAAAGAAATGGATTGCTCATTTTATTAGCTCAAGCTCCAATTTGCAGTTGGAATATGGACCATCAATACAGTTTCCAAGTTCACTTCACCCAAAAGTGAACTTTATTTACCTACAGAATTACAACATTCACACCTTAAgggttcatttcattttttaaacaaaatggattttatatttatggccaaagaacttattcccacccaaagattacTGTTTGTTCAAGTGCTCACCCAAAGATTACtgtttctattatttatataaaattattgaatagcAGGGTGAATTATGTTAAAAGCTTCACTTTATTCAACGTCATTTGAAAGTTTTACTATTTCAATCTCTTGTATTGGACTGCAGCTATAACCCAATGTACTTGGTGAAAATTCATTATCAACCATTGCTTTTGCTTCATGTAGATATTTGATTGTATGCATTCATTCTCTCTATATAATccaatgaaaaatcaaaattgaagcacaaattcaataataaaatagagtaaaattcaaatcaatggGCTACTTTTGGGAGCTCAGAATTAGTGCCATACTAAAAGGATGTAACAAACTGCAAATGCTAGATGGTTCAGATCTTACTGCTCAGAAAGTAATGTCAATCCACCGTTCACTTATTCTCATTCTTCATTCTGCTACaccaaaaaattatttcttttttaggtGCGGTGCTGCTGTTGTTCAAGTGGGCAATCATAATGCTTTACTGGGCAATTTTTATCCCAGTGACATCTTGTATGCCAATGACGACCTCACTGATCGGGAGAAGAGAAATTCCAGGCTCGCCTCAGAACTCAGAAGCGCGCGGCTCTGGTTTTGCCGACCTTCTAAGTTACTAATAATCAAGAcgtttaaatattgttatatcaaataatatattactttgaTTTTGGTTGATTTGTAGTGTTTGGCATGCCATCGAATGATGTTGATTGTGGGGTTGCCAAGGAAGATGGAGATAGATATTCAATATAGTGAGCATCAACTGGTAATCTTTTACATGTATGGTGCTGAACCATCTTTGTCAAGATATCTCCACTGGCAAGTTCATAGAACCAGAAGAAGTTTTCTTATCCGAAGACTTTGTAATGTCAATATAATAACAAAgtatttcttaatttattaaacttttaattactTTAGGTTGCTAGTGAAAGGATAAGGTAGTGAACTGTGTTGGTCTAACAGGTTGTCAGTCTGCTAGTATGACAAGACCTGCAACACGGTCCAAGGCTTTGAGTTATACTTTTGCAGATTGATTCTTGCGTTCTTTTGGAACTACCTGAAACATtaaatactttttatatttttgcccCAAAACCCTGACAAGGCTTGCAAGTCTCCTATCATGTCTGGTAGTGAATTATTCAAGCAAGCTCCATTTGGCAAGCACGATAATGGGGTGATAATGACTGTCCATGGGAGAGCAAATCAGCTCGTATTGATTTTACTAGACTGAGTGATGATGGTGTCGTACAGGATAAACATGAGGTATTACAGAAGATCTTGAAAGGCATTAATTTAAGATAATCCTGAGATGTATAACTTTACCATAATAACAGGCtattctaatttggatttcaGCATTCGCATAATGAagtattatcatttttcaatgaCTAACAAGGGAAGctgagaattttaatattgaattttaaaacaaatataagtcTTGAGGCGCTGGCAAAGATGAATTCGCCCTAGGACAATTTCTTAACAGCAAAATGCTATTACCGAAGATATCCAAAACCATACAATTCAAGATGCAAGAAGTTCGAGCAAACAGGTGCACAATACCACCACAACTTCTCATAAGATTTTCATGCGTAACTTAACTGTGGCACAGAACATGTTGCCTATCGATTTGCTTTGTTGAGATCATGCAACTCGTCTCGACAGTTGCATATTCAATTGAGCCACTAGAAAAGGCATGACTAACTTGTCATTTGTTTTGTTCCTCTAAGATTGGCTGTGTAGAAGAGCCAGTTGAGAATCCCAGCTTTCCCATGACTTCTTCCAAGCGATTCACATTTGTCAGGTACAGATAACCAACCTGTGTGGAAGAACCAGTTAAAGCATACAATTTAACTGGAACCCAGAGAGGAAACTAATGCATTCTTAAATGTAACAAATACTATtgcagaaaatttttttttttaaaaaagtaagaGGGTACTGACTAGTGTTTCTAGCGAAGATGCTCTGTTGTAAACTGCTGTACCGGCTCTTTTTTTGGTCCGTGTTTTGGCTGAGATGATATTCTTTCCCCAGCGAAGAACATCCCTGCAGTAGAGAATATCAATTAACATGAGTCAAATGCCAACACTGAACAAATATATATCAGTGCTATTTCAGCAGTAGTTTAAAAAGGGCTCCAAAAGATAATTCCTCACATTAAAGGAGATGCAATAGCAGCAGAAAATAACAATACATTTAGGAAAATATCAGTGGACTCCAATTGAGGGTTTTTAGCAGATTTCTCTCATTTGACAGAGTTGATGCTAGCAATAAGATTCTCTTTCCTTAAATGTCACTCTACATTTTATCCTGAAACTGACCGGTCAtcctattattaaaataaaatctatgtCACTTAACAACCATAACAATATAAAGTTacttatcattaaaataattttcaaacacTTAGAGCAGAagaatgaataattaaaagtgCAAGATTTGCCATCATCATGAGCACAAAGCTTCTAAATCATAAGAAATAAACATGCACAGAAAATTTCTTCAACATGGACCTGCAAGATGAATAAATGTTGAAGATCATCTGGATGCTTTGCTCTTCAAAATCTAGAATTTTAATCATATTGTATATGAAAGATGTAAGCTTGATTTTGTCATAACCTCCAGCTTGAGGAGGAAGGCATCAAAGAGTTAGTCAATTTGTACATGTCTTTCTTCTAAAAAGGATGAAAGTCCAATTAcacaaaattagttttttcttttgaggaaaaaaaaagccTATGAAGATAATCAAATCTTCCCACTAACCTTTCTTCGGCTGATAAGTAATTATCGTCAAGAAGTTTCTGAAGCAACACATCCTgaatatgaaaatacaaaagatacaATTTTTAACATGCACACGTAACAAataatcgaattaaattttctttaatcaTGTTTTCTTTCGGAATGTTATGTATCTAGACAACAATAACAGTGCAGTACTATTGTAAGATTTTTCTATGAAGCTATATACAAACTTAATACAACTAGACCAATGAAAAGGAGAATCACAAAAATTTAACTATAGGAAGCATAACTTATATAGTGACAACATCACCGATGCAActcaaaataaacataaaatttaaaacatactTGTGCTTCACAGCATACTACTGCCATTACACGGTCATTATATTCTTCAATACTCAGGGGAGGAAACAAGAAGTGCCTACGAGCATATAGCTGCACAGTTTGAGAAACACTTAGAGTAAGCTATGAGGAAAggttaacccaaaaaaaaaaacaaaaggaactATGTTAGTAGCCAGtaacataaacataaacatgCTGTCTGCCTTGTAGGTGTCAGTTCAAATACAGAAAAAGGTGGACTTGCTTTCTAAAGCAGGCATCTCCTATGCATCTATAAGACCAAGATATGATGCATTCACATATAGGCGCCTTACAGCCTTAAACTTGAGCCGGAATCATATATTATTGCCAATTTCATTAAGTACTAATCCATCAGATTTCAACTTTTCAAAAGGACACAGATGAGATATATTGATCCCTAACAGCACTTGTTCTAAAAGAGAAA from Mangifera indica cultivar Alphonso chromosome 6, CATAS_Mindica_2.1, whole genome shotgun sequence encodes the following:
- the LOC123219507 gene encoding 3-epi-6-deoxocathasterone 23-monooxygenase CYP90D1-like, which codes for MDNLLWILFVTTVSLLFTIIFHNKNKIKSSSSSSRSCFTTTTTTTTTTRNLPQLPLGSLGWPFLGETLEFISCAYSDRPESFMDKRRRIYGKVFKSHIFGTPTIVSTDAEVSRFVLQSDAKAFVPSYPKSLTELMGKSSILLINGILQRRIHGLIGAFFKSPHLKAQITSDMQKYVQKSMDTWTEDQPIYIQDETKSIAFQVLVKALISLDPGEEMEFLKKQFQEFISGLMSLPVNIPGSKLHRSLQAKKKMVKLVQKIIQSKRSSGVSTFPKDVIDVLLLNNASDQPLTDDLIADNIIDMMIPGEDSVPVLMTLAIKYLSDSPTALKQLTEENMKLKRLKAELREPPSWSDYLSLTFTQTVITETLRMGNIIIGVMRKAMKDIEFKGYLIPKGWCFFAYFRSVHLDESNYDWPYQFNPWRWQDHKDISNCNTNFTPFGGGQRLCPGLDLARLEVSIFLHHFVTQFRWAAEEDTVVNFPTVRMKRRMPVWVKRRGDSS
- the LOC123218254 gene encoding uncharacterized protein LOC123218254 isoform X2 — encoded protein: MLISLCWLFVSVHRFDHYREWTSNNNQLRCSILVSDSFYLLSLPCNGAYMYMKTSKKDESITEEEGAKDVPSIPVSATAAATAVITENPVAEFVKLREPIPMDQQRELFKWILEEKRKVKPKDPEEKKRIDEEKAILKQFIRAKSIPSI
- the LOC123218254 gene encoding uncharacterized protein LOC123218254 isoform X1; its protein translation is MGEEAPKLYNSKPKKAKLKQFQEQQKGKDFASSTTPPQSSSAAATSYTMGSSSAASPPPPPKESFARRYKFLWPLLLTVSLAVGAYMYMKTSKKDESITEEEGAKDVPSIPVSATAAATAVITENPVAEFVKLREPIPMDQQRELFKWILEEKRKVKPKDPEEKKRIDEEKAILKQFIRAKSIPSI